A single genomic interval of Sinorhizobium garamanticum harbors:
- a CDS encoding DUF1203 domain-containing protein, which translates to MALHYIPMPDDDAKRLRGGGLDAYGNQPEQRISDGAGVPCRHCLRNVDSGKSYLVLAYRPFASVQAYAETGPIFLHADECPAYDEYALPPILTSSKEYLLRGYGNDDRIVYGTGGVVAVERLPERAEELLARTDVAYVHVRSAKYNCYQCRIEIA; encoded by the coding sequence ATGGCTCTACACTACATCCCCATGCCCGACGACGACGCAAAACGACTGCGCGGTGGTGGTCTTGATGCCTATGGGAACCAACCTGAGCAGCGTATTTCGGATGGCGCCGGCGTTCCCTGCCGGCATTGTCTGCGCAACGTCGATAGTGGCAAGTCGTATCTTGTCCTCGCTTATCGACCGTTCGCGTCCGTGCAAGCTTACGCAGAGACTGGACCGATCTTCCTGCACGCCGACGAATGCCCCGCATACGACGAATACGCGCTGCCGCCGATCCTCACATCCAGCAAGGAGTATCTGTTGCGGGGATACGGGAACGACGATCGCATCGTCTACGGAACCGGTGGCGTCGTTGCGGTGGAAAGGCTGCCAGAGCGCGCCGAAGAACTGTTGGCTCGGACGGACGTTGCCTACGTGCACGTGCGTTCAGCCAAGTACAACTGTTACCAGTGCCGTATCGAGATTGCCTGA
- a CDS encoding GGDEF domain-containing protein — translation MPNANLILFIGEALIYVVAMIWLLHLRGRLGLGVFVAALGVMHFIETYLAAVFYVQLPFGVISPGSAVFFSGKLMMILLLYVKEDAATVRQPIYGLLAGNFLTVVLSLLLRLHDTVSVVPNRVADIAFIDEMGWLMVWGTTLLYFDSLIIILLYERLGRWFRRFVTARFLICGVVVLTLDQLGFYAALHWVNDAPADVFWGGWMAKMLAAPFYAVAIGVYLNASRHPFLAMSDRPLGDVFNDLTFRERYEDLLSRSGQDTLTGALDRSRFEAEGQQMLRDAAAKNAPVSLMIIDVDHFKSVNDRFGHIEGDHVLQNLVATVKATIRPTDRLFRYGGEEFVVLCPGLAYPDALSRAEDIRLAVYGRVTTPNGDPVTASIGLSSAFGDGNGIRELLSQADLRLYAAKSGGRNRVVGR, via the coding sequence GCCAATCTCATTCTCTTCATCGGCGAGGCACTGATCTACGTGGTGGCAATGATCTGGTTGCTGCATCTGCGTGGGCGCCTGGGCCTTGGCGTTTTCGTGGCGGCGCTCGGCGTGATGCATTTCATCGAAACCTATCTCGCCGCCGTCTTCTACGTTCAGCTGCCGTTCGGAGTGATCTCCCCAGGCTCTGCCGTGTTCTTTTCCGGCAAGCTCATGATGATCCTCCTCCTCTATGTGAAGGAGGATGCGGCGACGGTTCGTCAGCCTATCTACGGATTGCTTGCGGGGAACTTTCTGACAGTAGTCCTGAGCCTGCTGCTCAGGTTGCATGACACCGTATCCGTCGTTCCCAATCGTGTCGCCGACATTGCCTTCATCGATGAGATGGGATGGCTGATGGTCTGGGGTACGACGCTTCTGTATTTCGATTCTCTCATCATCATTCTGCTCTACGAGAGGCTCGGCCGTTGGTTCCGCCGGTTTGTTACGGCTCGGTTCCTGATCTGCGGCGTCGTGGTCCTGACCCTCGATCAGCTGGGATTCTATGCGGCGCTGCATTGGGTGAACGATGCGCCGGCGGATGTGTTCTGGGGCGGCTGGATGGCGAAGATGCTGGCGGCGCCGTTCTACGCGGTTGCCATAGGCGTCTACCTCAACGCATCGCGCCACCCGTTTCTGGCGATGTCCGATCGGCCGCTTGGCGATGTCTTCAATGATCTGACGTTTCGCGAGCGCTACGAGGATCTGCTGTCGCGCTCCGGTCAGGACACGTTGACCGGTGCACTCGATCGAAGCCGCTTCGAGGCCGAGGGCCAGCAGATGCTGCGCGATGCTGCCGCGAAGAATGCTCCCGTCAGCCTGATGATCATCGATGTCGATCACTTCAAGAGCGTCAATGATCGCTTCGGGCACATCGAGGGCGATCATGTGCTGCAGAATCTGGTCGCAACGGTGAAGGCGACAATCAGGCCGACGGATCGCCTGTTCCGCTACGGCGGCGAAGAATTCGTCGTACTGTGCCCTGGGCTCGCCTATCCGGACGCGCTTTCACGCGCCGAAGACATACGGCTCGCGGTCTACGGCCGCGTGACGACGCCGAACGGCGATCCGGTGACCGCCAGCATCGGTCTGTCATCGGCATTCGGAGACGGAAACGGCATTCGCGAGTTGTTGTCGCAGGCGGACTTGCGTCTCTATGCTGCCAAGAGCGGTGGCCGCAACCGAGTGGTCGGACGATAG
- a CDS encoding Lrp/AsnC family transcriptional regulator encodes MSALDTIDHAILRILQQNGRISNADLAAKVGLSPSACSRRVDILEKSGTISGYHARIAHKALDYKIMVIVHISLSGQFAKTLAEFEAAVKLCPNVLVCYLMSGEYDYILRVAAKDLEDYERIHRDWLSALPHVVKINSSFSLREIIDRPNVGI; translated from the coding sequence ATGAGCGCGCTCGACACCATTGATCATGCGATTCTGCGCATACTTCAGCAGAACGGCAGGATATCCAATGCGGATCTCGCTGCGAAGGTCGGCCTTTCCCCCTCCGCCTGCTCCCGGCGCGTCGACATCCTCGAAAAATCGGGCACGATCAGCGGCTACCATGCCCGCATCGCGCACAAGGCGCTCGACTACAAGATCATGGTCATCGTGCACATCTCGCTGTCCGGCCAGTTCGCCAAAACGCTTGCCGAGTTCGAGGCTGCCGTAAAACTCTGCCCCAATGTGCTGGTCTGTTATCTGATGTCGGGAGAATACGACTACATCCTGCGCGTGGCGGCCAAGGATCTGGAGGATTACGAGCGGATTCACCGGGACTGGCTGTCGGCCCTGCCGCATGTCGTGAAGATCAATTCCAGCTTCTCGCTTCGCGAGATTATCGACCGGCCGAATGTCGGCATCTGA
- the ald gene encoding alanine dehydrogenase, with protein sequence MRVGCPKEIKNHEYRVGLTPGSVREYVAHGHEVIVETKAGAGIGADDDAYRAAGARIVSTAKEVFEKSDMIVKVKEPQPSEWTQLREGQILYTYLHLAPDPEQTRGLLKSGVTAVAYETVTDERGGLPLLAPMSEVAGRLAIQAGATSLQKANGGRGILLGGVPGVLPAKVAIIGGGVVGLHAAKMAVGLGADVSILDRSIPRLRQLDDIFHGRVHTRFSTIDALEEEVFSADLVIGAVLIPGAAAPKLVTREMLSGMKKGAVIVDVAIDQGGCFETSHATTHSDPTYEVDGVVHYCVANMPGAVPVTSAQALNNATLYYGLQLADRGLKAIAEDRHLRAGLNVHKGRVTNGPVAEALGYDAYAPEAVLNVA encoded by the coding sequence ATGCGTGTCGGTTGCCCGAAGGAAATCAAAAACCATGAATACCGTGTAGGTCTGACGCCCGGTTCGGTACGGGAATATGTTGCCCATGGTCACGAGGTGATCGTCGAAACCAAGGCCGGGGCAGGGATCGGGGCAGACGACGACGCTTATCGCGCTGCAGGAGCGCGGATCGTTTCGACGGCCAAGGAAGTGTTCGAAAAGTCGGACATGATCGTCAAGGTCAAAGAACCGCAGCCTTCCGAATGGACCCAACTGCGGGAAGGCCAAATTCTCTACACATATTTGCATCTGGCGCCGGATCCCGAGCAGACGAGGGGATTGCTCAAGTCGGGCGTTACGGCGGTCGCCTACGAAACGGTTACGGATGAACGCGGTGGACTGCCGCTGCTTGCGCCGATGTCGGAGGTCGCCGGACGGCTTGCCATCCAGGCGGGCGCGACGTCGCTTCAGAAGGCGAACGGCGGCCGTGGCATCCTCCTCGGCGGAGTGCCGGGCGTGCTGCCGGCCAAGGTCGCGATCATCGGCGGTGGTGTTGTCGGCCTGCACGCCGCAAAGATGGCCGTCGGTCTTGGTGCGGACGTTTCGATCCTCGACCGTTCCATCCCGCGCCTGCGTCAGCTCGACGATATCTTCCACGGTCGCGTTCACACCCGCTTCTCGACGATCGATGCGCTCGAGGAGGAAGTCTTTTCCGCCGATCTGGTAATCGGCGCGGTGCTGATCCCAGGGGCTGCCGCTCCCAAGCTCGTCACGCGCGAAATGCTTTCCGGCATGAAAAAGGGCGCAGTCATCGTCGATGTCGCGATCGACCAGGGCGGTTGCTTCGAGACTTCGCACGCGACGACGCATTCCGATCCGACGTACGAGGTGGACGGCGTCGTGCATTATTGCGTCGCGAATATGCCGGGCGCGGTGCCGGTGACTTCGGCACAGGCGTTGAACAACGCCACGCTCTACTACGGCCTGCAACTCGCCGATCGTGGCCTCAAGGCGATCGCCGAGGACCGCCACCTGCGTGCCGGCCTGAACGTCCACAAGGGCCGCGTGACGAACGGGCCTGTGGCAGAGGCCCTCGGCTATGATGCCTACGCGCCCGAGGCTGTTCTCAACGTCGCCTGA